The following proteins are encoded in a genomic region of Dyadobacter sp. UC 10:
- a CDS encoding exo-beta-N-acetylmuramidase NamZ family protein yields the protein MKPVLFTFYLAANILLFNNCVNSSANKNPVLTGNDSISTAGVNPVANVPITGADQISEYIPYLKGKKVGIVINQTSIIGNKPMVDSLVALGINVVAIFGPEHGFRGTASNGDKVSDSVDPKTGIPAISLYGKLKRPTNEQMAKLDIMLFDIQDVGARFYTYINTLGHVMEACAENNKEMLILDRPNPNGFLVDGPILEDHLHSGIGMYKIPISHGLTIAELAQMINGEGWLPNKMQCKLKIVKIANYTHDTPYILPVLPSPNLNTQQSIMLYPHICMFEGTIVSQGRGTYMPFTVLGAPLLKDKYKFSFTPKSIKGMSETPLHQDKECFGLDLREYDMKDIRKSGKLHLGWLIDMYKAYPDKERFFDRSQSKQMGNFDYLSGNENLRKQIIAGTSEEEIRKSWEPGLSQYKEARKKYLIYP from the coding sequence ATGAAACCAGTGCTGTTCACATTTTACCTCGCCGCCAACATTCTGCTGTTCAATAACTGCGTCAATTCTTCTGCCAACAAAAATCCGGTGTTGACGGGAAATGATTCGATCAGCACCGCAGGCGTCAATCCAGTGGCAAATGTGCCGATCACCGGCGCAGACCAGATCTCGGAATACATTCCATATCTGAAAGGAAAAAAGGTAGGAATCGTGATCAATCAAACCTCTATCATCGGCAATAAACCGATGGTCGACAGTTTGGTTGCATTGGGGATCAATGTAGTAGCCATTTTCGGGCCGGAGCATGGTTTCAGGGGGACTGCCAGTAACGGAGACAAAGTTAGCGACAGCGTGGATCCGAAAACGGGTATTCCGGCGATTTCACTTTACGGGAAATTAAAAAGACCTACGAATGAACAAATGGCCAAGCTGGATATTATGCTGTTTGATATTCAGGATGTAGGCGCTCGTTTTTATACCTATATCAATACACTAGGGCACGTCATGGAAGCCTGTGCCGAGAATAATAAGGAAATGCTCATTCTCGACAGGCCTAATCCGAATGGATTCCTGGTCGACGGACCGATATTGGAAGATCACTTACATTCGGGTATCGGCATGTATAAAATTCCGATCTCGCATGGATTGACGATCGCTGAATTGGCACAAATGATCAACGGAGAAGGCTGGCTACCCAACAAAATGCAGTGTAAATTGAAGATTGTCAAAATCGCGAATTACACGCATGATACCCCCTATATTTTACCCGTACTACCTTCGCCAAATCTGAATACGCAGCAATCCATTATGCTTTATCCGCACATTTGCATGTTCGAAGGCACGATCGTGAGCCAGGGGCGTGGGACTTATATGCCGTTTACAGTGTTGGGAGCGCCTTTGTTGAAAGACAAATACAAGTTTTCATTTACTCCAAAAAGCATAAAAGGAATGAGTGAAACGCCATTGCACCAGGATAAAGAATGTTTTGGGCTCGATCTGAGGGAATATGATATGAAGGATATCCGGAAGTCGGGCAAGCTGCATCTGGGCTGGCTGATCGACATGTACAAAGCCTATCCTGATAAAGAGCGATTTTTTGACAGGTCGCAAAGCAAGCAAATGGGTAATTTCGATTATTTGTCCGGAAATGAAAATCTGAGAAAACAGATCATCGCAGGGACGTCCGAAGAAGAGATCCGTAAAAGCTGGGAACCGGGACTTTCACAATACAAAGAGGCAAGAAAAAAATACCTGATCTATCCCTGA